One genomic region from Streptomyces sp. NBC_00582 encodes:
- a CDS encoding carbohydrate ABC transporter permease: MATRHDTAAPPVKEGGAAPGRPPAEAAQAEARRRDRLSRRWQRDIRWSPYAFVSPFFLLFLAFGLFPLVYTGWASLHQVEMTAPTDMTWVGLRNYTRIFDDEFFWNAAKNTLTIGIISTVPQLLMAMGLAHILNYRLRASTFYRVAMLAPYATSIAAASLVFVLLFGRDYGMINWALHFVGIDAIDWQNDKWPSQIAVSTIIIWRWTGYNALIYLAAMQAIPQDLYESAALDGANRWQQFFHVTLPSLRPTILFTVVVSTIGASQVFGEPLLFDANKGASGGAEHQFQTLGLYLYEQGWVNQHLGRASAIAWTMFLILIVVGIVNYVISRRLRASS; the protein is encoded by the coding sequence ATGGCCACCCGCCACGACACCGCCGCGCCCCCCGTGAAGGAGGGGGGCGCGGCCCCGGGCCGCCCGCCCGCGGAAGCCGCACAGGCTGAGGCGCGGCGCCGGGACCGGCTCTCGCGCCGCTGGCAGCGGGACATCCGCTGGTCCCCGTACGCCTTCGTCTCGCCGTTCTTCCTGCTGTTCCTCGCCTTCGGTCTGTTCCCGCTGGTCTACACGGGCTGGGCGTCGCTGCACCAGGTGGAGATGACCGCCCCCACCGACATGACGTGGGTGGGCCTGCGCAACTACACCCGGATCTTCGACGACGAGTTCTTCTGGAACGCGGCGAAGAACACCCTGACCATCGGCATCATCTCGACGGTCCCGCAGCTGCTGATGGCGATGGGCCTCGCGCACATCCTCAACTACCGGCTGCGCGCCTCGACGTTCTACCGGGTCGCGATGCTCGCGCCGTACGCGACCTCGATCGCCGCCGCCTCCCTCGTCTTCGTGCTGCTGTTCGGCCGCGACTACGGCATGATCAACTGGGCGCTGCACTTCGTCGGGATCGACGCGATCGACTGGCAGAACGACAAGTGGCCGTCGCAGATCGCGGTCTCCACGATCATCATCTGGCGCTGGACGGGCTACAACGCGCTGATCTATCTGGCCGCGATGCAGGCGATCCCGCAGGATCTGTACGAGTCGGCGGCGCTGGACGGCGCCAACCGCTGGCAGCAGTTCTTCCATGTGACGCTGCCGTCGCTGCGGCCGACGATCCTGTTCACGGTCGTCGTCTCCACGATCGGCGCCAGCCAGGTCTTCGGTGAGCCGCTGCTGTTCGACGCCAACAAGGGCGCCTCGGGCGGCGCGGAGCACCAGTTCCAGACGCTCGGTCTGTATCTGTACGAGCAGGGCTGGGTCAACCAGCACCTGGGCCGTGCCTCGGCGATCGCCTGGACGATGTTCCTGATCCTGATCGTCGTCGGCATCGTCAACTACGTCATCTCGCGCCGGCTGCGCGCCAGTAGTTAG
- a CDS encoding ABC transporter substrate-binding protein, which translates to MRARTRTARRAVVLAAVASLGAGLLAGCADDGGDDASDGSSSGSGKGKTTITLGLFGTFGFKEAGLYAEYEKLHPNIKIEENVTERNENYYPALVNHLTTNSGLMDVQAIEVGNIAEVVATQAAKFVDVSKISGVDKSNWLDWKWAQATAKDGSTIGLGTDVGPMAICYRKDLYEAAGLPTDRAEVAKLWTGDWNKFVQAGEQYKKKAKAGTFFMDSPGGLLNAILGSEKEKFYDSSGNIIYKSNPAVKTAFDLTAKAAEEGLVQSQTQFQPTWEQTIANSKFATIACPPWMLGTIKGKAKPEDAGKWDVATAPKSANWGGSFLAVPKSGKHVKEAEALITWLTAPEQQTKLFKVQGNFPSAPSTYTSPEVTGAKNEMTGDSPIGTIFAEAAKTAPVQVIGPKDQIIQQGLSDNGVFLVTKGKSAKEAWETATKTIDNNLDK; encoded by the coding sequence ATGCGCGCACGTACCCGAACCGCCCGCCGGGCGGTAGTCCTCGCGGCGGTCGCGTCGCTGGGCGCCGGGCTGCTGGCCGGCTGTGCCGACGACGGCGGCGACGACGCATCCGACGGTTCGTCGTCCGGCAGCGGCAAGGGCAAGACCACGATCACTCTGGGTCTGTTCGGCACGTTCGGCTTCAAGGAGGCGGGCCTCTACGCCGAGTACGAGAAGCTCCACCCGAACATCAAGATCGAGGAGAACGTCACCGAGCGCAACGAGAACTACTACCCGGCGCTCGTCAACCACCTCACCACCAACAGCGGACTGATGGACGTCCAGGCCATCGAAGTCGGCAACATCGCCGAGGTCGTGGCGACCCAGGCGGCCAAGTTCGTGGACGTCTCCAAGATCTCCGGCGTGGACAAGAGCAACTGGCTGGACTGGAAGTGGGCCCAGGCCACCGCCAAGGACGGCTCGACGATCGGGCTCGGCACGGACGTCGGCCCGATGGCCATCTGCTACCGCAAGGACCTCTACGAGGCGGCCGGTCTGCCCACCGACCGCGCGGAGGTCGCCAAGCTGTGGACGGGCGACTGGAACAAGTTCGTCCAGGCCGGCGAGCAGTACAAGAAGAAGGCCAAGGCGGGCACCTTCTTCATGGACTCCCCCGGCGGTCTGCTCAACGCCATCCTCGGCAGTGAGAAGGAGAAGTTCTACGACTCCTCCGGCAACATCATTTACAAGTCGAACCCGGCCGTGAAGACCGCCTTCGACCTGACCGCGAAGGCCGCCGAAGAGGGGCTGGTCCAGTCCCAGACGCAGTTCCAGCCGACCTGGGAGCAGACGATCGCGAACAGCAAGTTCGCCACCATCGCCTGCCCGCCGTGGATGCTCGGCACGATCAAGGGCAAGGCCAAGCCGGAGGACGCCGGCAAGTGGGACGTGGCGACCGCGCCCAAGTCCGCCAACTGGGGCGGCTCCTTCCTGGCCGTGCCGAAGAGCGGCAAGCACGTGAAGGAGGCCGAGGCGCTCATCACCTGGCTGACCGCGCCCGAGCAGCAGACGAAGCTGTTCAAGGTGCAGGGCAACTTCCCGAGCGCCCCGAGCACGTACACCTCCCCCGAAGTGACCGGCGCCAAGAACGAGATGACCGGTGACTCCCCGATCGGCACGATCTTCGCCGAGGCCGCCAAGACCGCCCCGGTGCAGGTGATCGGCCCGAAGGACCAGATCATCCAGCAGGGCCTGAGCGACAACGGCGTGTTCCTCGTGACCAAGGGCAAGTCGGCGAAGGAGGCCTGGGAGACGGCCACCAAGACCATCGACAACAACCTGGACAAGTGA
- a CDS encoding carbohydrate ABC transporter permease, translating to MTTTTLTKSEPEDAVPAARRVRRPKSARAGGQHHGGPIAYAVLILFTIGSLFPLVWTAIAASRDNNRLAQTPPPLWFGSNLFKKLDVAWTDANLGKAFLNTTIVAGTSAATIVVLSTIAGFAFAKLRFRGKGALMLIVIGTMMVPPQLSVIPLYMMVAKLEWTDQLQAVILPSLVSAFGVFFMRQYLIQALPDEIIEAARVDGANSWRVVWHVVFPAARPAMAVLGMLTFVQTWNDFLWPFLVLSQTGNPTVQVAIAGLGRGYTPDQSLIMAGALLGTLPLLVVFAVFGKQIVGGIMQGAVKG from the coding sequence GTGACGACGACGACCCTGACCAAATCCGAGCCGGAGGACGCCGTGCCGGCGGCCCGCCGGGTACGCCGGCCGAAGTCCGCGCGGGCGGGCGGCCAGCACCACGGCGGCCCGATCGCCTACGCCGTCCTGATCCTGTTCACGATCGGCTCGCTGTTCCCGCTCGTGTGGACGGCGATCGCCGCCTCCCGCGACAACAACCGGCTGGCGCAGACGCCCCCGCCGCTGTGGTTCGGCTCGAACCTGTTCAAGAAGCTGGACGTCGCCTGGACCGACGCCAACCTCGGCAAGGCCTTCCTCAACACGACCATCGTGGCGGGGACGTCGGCGGCGACGATCGTGGTGCTGTCCACGATCGCCGGTTTCGCCTTCGCCAAGCTGCGGTTCCGGGGCAAGGGCGCGCTGATGCTGATCGTGATCGGCACGATGATGGTGCCGCCGCAGCTCAGTGTGATCCCGCTGTACATGATGGTCGCCAAGCTGGAGTGGACCGATCAGCTCCAGGCGGTGATCCTGCCGTCGCTGGTGAGCGCGTTCGGTGTGTTCTTCATGCGGCAGTACCTGATCCAGGCGCTGCCCGACGAGATCATCGAGGCGGCCCGGGTGGACGGTGCGAACAGCTGGCGCGTGGTGTGGCACGTGGTGTTCCCCGCGGCGCGCCCCGCGATGGCGGTGCTGGGCATGCTGACGTTCGTCCAGACGTGGAACGACTTCCTGTGGCCCTTCCTGGTGCTGAGCCAGACCGGCAACCCGACCGTGCAGGTCGCGATCGCGGGCCTCGGCCGCGGGTACACGCCCGACCAGTCCCTGATCATGGCCGGCGCGCTGCTGGGCACGCTGCCGCTGCTGGTGGTCTTCGCGGTCTTCGGCAAGCAGATCGTGGGCGGCATCATGCAGGGCGCGGTGAAGGGCTGA
- a CDS encoding PIN domain nuclease codes for MAERPTCTSALVRILKRPARTLWEKPLEEGLIARCPLTEVEFLHSARNAEDRTEPVRDLDAVFGWAPLDDRAVIRAWDVQRELTEKGRHRSAGAVDPLVAATAELQGLTMPHHDNDFGTIASVTGQPTQRLAAPGTL; via the coding sequence ATCGCCGAACGCCCCACCTGCACCAGCGCCCTCGTGCGCATCCTGAAGCGGCCGGCTCGTACCCTCTGGGAGAAGCCCCTGGAAGAAGGGCTGATCGCCCGCTGCCCGCTGACCGAGGTCGAGTTTCTCCACAGCGCAAGGAACGCCGAGGACCGGACCGAACCGGTCCGCGACCTGGATGCGGTGTTCGGCTGGGCGCCTCTGGACGATCGGGCCGTGATACGGGCGTGGGACGTGCAACGGGAGCTCACCGAGAAGGGGCGGCACCGTTCTGCCGGTGCCGTGGATCCGCTCGTCGCCGCGACCGCCGAACTCCAGGGGCTGACCATGCCGCACCACGACAACGACTTCGGGACGATCGCGTCGGTGACGGGGCAGCCGACCCAACGGCTTGCGGCGCCGGGCACCCTCTGA
- a CDS encoding beta-galactosidase yields the protein MERELKVPGIVYGGDYNPEQWPEEVWAEDVRLMAEAGVNMVSVNIFSWALLEPSEGAYDFSRLDRVLDLLYTHGIAADLATPTAAPPAWFFKAHPEALPVDHDGRVLSYGSRQTFCPSSPAYREAALRIARALGERYAEHPAVVMWHVHNEYGCHNAECFCDTSAQDFRRWLRERYADDLAALNDAWGTTFWSQWYYDWDEIIPPRATGAVPNPTHRLDWRRFCSDALLSLCTAERAVLAEAAPAIPATTNFMVMYNFDALDYWRWAPELDIVSNDHYLRSTDPESQIDIAMSGDLVRSLAGGPWLLMEHSTGAVNWQPVNRAKGPGELRRNALAHVAHGADGIAYFQWRAAKAGAEQWHSAMLPHAGTDSVIWRDVVALGADLKALAEVRGSTGTAETAIVWDWDAKWALELPSQPSEAVRFLELVRSWYEPLWRAGVAVDFVRPDADLSAYRLVLAPSLYLVDDAGAANLTGFAERGGTLVVGFHSGAVDQNCHVRLGGYPGAFREALGVRTDEVFPLLPGQTVGLDNGGTGALWSERVRTAGAQTVSSYTDGPLTGVPAITRHGYGTGTAWYVATLPDAATLAALLHRIREESDVRPVLDAVLPPGVEAVRRRGAEADYLFLIDHAGAGAEIAVAAESVELLDGKPVLGGSVSVPPGGVAVVREPRAL from the coding sequence ATGGAACGAGAACTGAAGGTCCCCGGGATCGTCTACGGCGGCGACTACAACCCCGAGCAGTGGCCCGAGGAGGTCTGGGCCGAGGACGTGCGCCTCATGGCCGAGGCCGGGGTGAACATGGTCAGCGTCAACATCTTCTCCTGGGCGCTGCTGGAGCCGTCCGAGGGCGCTTACGACTTCTCGCGCCTCGACCGGGTCCTCGACCTGCTGTACACCCACGGCATCGCCGCCGACCTCGCCACCCCGACGGCGGCCCCGCCGGCCTGGTTCTTCAAGGCCCACCCCGAGGCGCTGCCGGTGGACCACGACGGCCGCGTCCTGTCGTACGGCAGCCGTCAGACGTTCTGCCCGTCCAGCCCCGCCTACCGCGAGGCCGCCCTGCGGATCGCGCGGGCCCTGGGGGAGCGGTACGCCGAGCACCCGGCGGTCGTCATGTGGCACGTCCACAACGAGTACGGCTGCCACAACGCGGAGTGCTTCTGCGACACGAGCGCCCAGGACTTCCGCCGCTGGCTGCGGGAGAGGTACGCCGACGACCTCGCGGCGCTCAACGACGCCTGGGGCACCACCTTCTGGAGCCAGTGGTACTACGACTGGGACGAGATCATCCCGCCCCGGGCGACGGGCGCGGTCCCGAACCCCACCCACCGGCTGGACTGGCGCCGCTTCTGCAGCGACGCGCTGCTGTCGCTGTGCACGGCGGAGCGCGCGGTGCTCGCCGAGGCCGCTCCCGCGATCCCCGCCACCACCAACTTCATGGTGATGTACAACTTCGACGCGCTGGACTACTGGCGCTGGGCGCCGGAGCTGGACATCGTCTCCAACGACCACTACCTGCGCTCGACCGACCCCGAGTCGCAGATCGACATCGCGATGAGCGGTGACCTCGTACGGTCGCTGGCCGGCGGCCCCTGGCTGCTGATGGAGCACTCCACCGGAGCCGTCAACTGGCAGCCCGTCAACCGCGCCAAGGGCCCTGGGGAGTTGCGGCGCAACGCGCTCGCGCACGTGGCGCACGGCGCCGACGGCATCGCCTACTTCCAGTGGCGGGCCGCGAAGGCGGGCGCCGAGCAGTGGCACTCCGCGATGCTGCCGCACGCGGGCACGGACAGCGTGATCTGGCGGGACGTGGTGGCACTGGGCGCGGACCTGAAGGCCCTGGCCGAGGTGCGCGGCAGCACCGGCACCGCCGAGACGGCGATCGTCTGGGACTGGGACGCCAAGTGGGCGCTGGAACTGCCCTCGCAGCCCAGCGAGGCGGTCCGCTTCCTGGAGCTCGTCCGCTCCTGGTACGAGCCGCTGTGGCGGGCGGGTGTCGCCGTGGACTTCGTACGGCCCGACGCGGACCTGTCGGCGTACCGGCTGGTCCTCGCGCCCAGCCTGTACCTCGTGGACGACGCGGGCGCCGCGAACCTCACCGGTTTCGCCGAGCGGGGCGGCACACTGGTGGTCGGCTTCCACAGCGGGGCCGTGGACCAGAACTGCCATGTGCGGCTGGGCGGTTACCCGGGCGCGTTCCGGGAGGCGCTGGGTGTCCGCACGGACGAGGTGTTCCCGCTGCTGCCGGGGCAGACGGTCGGTCTCGACAACGGCGGCACGGGCGCGCTGTGGTCGGAGCGGGTCCGCACGGCCGGGGCGCAGACCGTGTCCTCGTACACCGACGGCCCCCTGACCGGCGTCCCGGCGATCACCCGCCACGGCTACGGCACCGGCACCGCCTGGTACGTGGCGACCCTGCCCGACGCCGCGACCCTGGCCGCGCTGCTGCACCGGATCCGCGAGGAGTCGGACGTACGGCCGGTCCTGGACGCCGTCCTGCCGCCGGGGGTGGAGGCGGTCCGCCGCCGGGGCGCCGAGGCCGACTATCTCTTCCTGATCGACCACGCGGGCGCGGGGGCGGAGATCGCCGTCGCCGCCGAGTCGGTGGAACTGCTGGACGGCAAGCCGGTGTTGGGCGGATCGGTGTCCGTTCCCCCGGGCGGGGTGGCGGTCGTACGGGAGCCGCGCGCCCTGTAG
- a CDS encoding GH1 family beta-glucosidase: MTDPVTPVTFPPAFLWGAATSAYQIEGAVREDGRTPSIWDTFSHTPGKTLGGEHGDIAVDHYHRYREDVALMAELGLNAYRFSISWSRVQPTGRGPAVQRGLDFYRRLVDELLANGIKPAVTLYHWDLPQELEDAGGWPERDTAYRFAEYAQIVGEALGDRVENWITLNEPWCSAFLGYASGVHAPGRTDPAASLRAAHHLNLAHGLGTSALRAAMPARNTVAISLNSSVVRPLSQSPADLAAVTKIDDLANGVFHGPILKGAYPETLLAATSGLTDWSYVLDGDLRAIHQPLDALGLNYYTPTLVSAAREQPKGPRTDGHGASDHSPWPAADDVAFHQTPGDRTEMGWTIDPSGLHELIMRYTKEAPGLPLYITENGAAYDDKPDPDGRVHDPERIAYLHGHLSAVRRAIADGADVRGYYLWSLLDNFEWAYGYGKRFGAVYVDYATLTRTPKSSAHWYGEAARTGTLPSPAPATT; the protein is encoded by the coding sequence ATGACTGATCCCGTCACCCCCGTGACCTTTCCTCCCGCCTTCCTCTGGGGCGCGGCGACCTCCGCGTACCAGATCGAGGGGGCGGTGCGGGAGGACGGCCGCACCCCGTCGATCTGGGACACCTTCAGCCATACGCCGGGCAAGACCCTCGGCGGCGAGCACGGTGACATCGCTGTCGACCACTACCACCGCTACCGCGAGGACGTCGCGCTGATGGCGGAGCTGGGCCTGAACGCGTACCGCTTCTCCATCTCCTGGTCCCGGGTCCAGCCGACGGGCCGCGGCCCGGCCGTCCAGCGCGGCCTGGACTTCTACCGCCGGCTGGTCGACGAGCTGCTGGCGAACGGCATCAAGCCGGCCGTCACCCTCTACCACTGGGACCTGCCGCAGGAGCTGGAGGACGCGGGCGGCTGGCCGGAGCGCGACACCGCGTACCGGTTCGCGGAGTACGCGCAGATCGTCGGCGAGGCGCTCGGCGACCGTGTGGAGAACTGGATCACGCTCAACGAGCCCTGGTGCAGCGCGTTCCTGGGCTACGCGTCCGGGGTGCACGCGCCCGGCCGCACCGACCCGGCGGCCTCCCTGCGCGCCGCCCACCACCTGAACCTCGCCCACGGCCTCGGCACCTCGGCGCTCCGCGCGGCCATGCCGGCCCGCAACACGGTGGCGATCAGCCTCAACTCCTCCGTCGTACGGCCCCTTTCGCAGTCGCCGGCCGATCTGGCGGCCGTCACGAAGATCGACGACCTGGCCAACGGCGTCTTCCACGGCCCGATCCTGAAGGGTGCGTACCCGGAGACGCTGCTCGCGGCCACCTCCGGTCTGACCGACTGGTCGTACGTCCTCGACGGCGATCTGCGGGCCATCCACCAGCCGTTGGACGCGCTGGGTCTGAACTACTACACGCCCACGCTGGTCTCGGCGGCCCGGGAACAGCCGAAGGGTCCGCGCACGGACGGCCACGGCGCGAGCGACCACTCCCCCTGGCCCGCCGCCGACGACGTCGCCTTCCACCAGACCCCGGGCGACCGCACGGAGATGGGCTGGACGATCGACCCCTCGGGCCTGCACGAGCTGATCATGCGCTACACGAAGGAAGCTCCCGGGCTGCCCCTCTACATCACCGAGAACGGCGCGGCCTACGACGACAAGCCCGACCCGGACGGCCGCGTCCACGACCCGGAGCGGATCGCCTACCTGCACGGCCACCTCTCCGCGGTGCGCCGGGCCATCGCCGACGGCGCGGACGTGCGCGGCTACTACCTGTGGTCCCTGCTGGACAACTTCGAGTGGGCGTACGGCTACGGGAAGCGGTTCGGGGCGGTGTACGTGGACTACGCGACGCTGACCCGGACGCCGAAGTCGAGCGCGCACTGGTACGGCGAGGCGGCCCGCACGGGCACCCTGCCGTCCCCCGCACCCGCGACCACCTGA